The proteins below are encoded in one region of Shewanella algae:
- the potA gene encoding polyamine ABC transporter ATP-binding protein gives MAITSGIPVKPNNKTQDEVLLKIERVSKLFDDVRAVDDVSLTINKGEIFALLGGSGSGKSTLLRMLAGFEKPTEGRIFLDGQDITHLPPYERPINMMFQSYALFPHMTVAQNIAFGLKQDKLPKAEIEQRVQEMLKLVHMEKYARRKPHQLSGGQRQRVALARSLAKRPKLLLLDEPMGALDKKLRTQMQLEVVEILERVGVTCVMVTHDQEEAMTMAERIAIMSDGWIAQTGSPMDIYESPNSRMIAEFIGTVNLFEGEITADEVDHVIIQSESLNQAFYVGYGVSTSVEDKHVWLAVRPEKTLISREQPEEQYNWAKGIVHDIAYLGGFSVYYIRLGNGQIVQCSMTNRERRADHPTWDDEVYISWEDTSGVVLRS, from the coding sequence ATGGCAATCACCTCGGGCATTCCTGTCAAACCCAATAATAAAACTCAGGATGAAGTGCTGCTCAAAATCGAGCGGGTCAGCAAGCTCTTTGACGATGTTCGCGCCGTGGATGATGTGTCGCTGACCATCAACAAGGGCGAGATCTTTGCCTTGCTCGGCGGCTCAGGCTCAGGCAAGTCGACTCTTTTGAGAATGTTGGCCGGTTTTGAAAAGCCTACCGAAGGACGCATTTTTCTCGATGGTCAGGACATTACCCACCTGCCGCCCTATGAACGCCCCATCAATATGATGTTCCAATCCTACGCCCTGTTTCCCCATATGACGGTGGCGCAGAATATCGCCTTCGGCCTCAAGCAGGACAAGTTACCCAAGGCTGAAATCGAGCAGCGGGTGCAGGAGATGCTCAAGCTGGTGCATATGGAAAAATATGCCCGCCGCAAGCCGCATCAACTTTCCGGCGGTCAGCGTCAGCGGGTGGCGTTGGCCCGTTCTTTGGCCAAGCGGCCGAAACTCCTGTTGCTGGACGAGCCCATGGGAGCGCTGGATAAAAAACTGCGGACCCAGATGCAGCTTGAAGTGGTGGAAATTCTCGAGCGGGTAGGGGTGACCTGCGTCATGGTTACCCATGATCAGGAAGAAGCCATGACCATGGCCGAGCGGATTGCCATCATGAGCGATGGCTGGATAGCCCAGACCGGCTCGCCTATGGATATCTATGAAAGCCCCAATAGCCGGATGATTGCCGAGTTTATCGGCACAGTGAATCTGTTTGAGGGGGAGATCACCGCCGATGAGGTGGACCATGTGATCATTCAGTCCGAGAGCCTGAACCAGGCGTTTTACGTGGGTTATGGTGTGTCTACCAGCGTCGAGGACAAGCATGTCTGGTTGGCGGTCAGGCCGGAAAAAACCCTGATAAGCCGCGAGCAGCCCGAAGAGCAATACAACTGGGCCAAGGGCATAGTCCACGATATCGCCTATCTCGGTGGTTTCTCCGTGTATTACATTCGCCTTGGCAATGGTCAGATAGTCCAGTGCAGCATGACCAACCGTGAACGCCGCGCCGATCACCCCACCTGGGATGATGAAGTCTATATCAGCTGGGAGGACACCAGTGGCGTGGTGTTAAGATCATGA
- a CDS encoding ABC transporter permease subunit, which yields MKKLKLGFKGRHLTIGFPYLWLLLFFALPFAIVLKISFSTAAIAIPPYEPSFQYADEVLQVFINLSNYLLLLSDSMYYSAYLNSLKMALVSTLGCLLLGYPMAYAIARAPARLQTVLLLLVMLPSWTSFLIRVYAWMGILSNTGLINNLLLGLGIVDEPLQMLNTNLAVYIGIIYAYLPFMILPLYATLVKLDVSLLEAAADLGSRSLNTFWKVTLPLSKSGVIAGSMLVFIPAVGEFVIPELLGGPDSLMIGKVLWQEFFNNRDWPVASSLAIVMLVLLIVPITLFHRYQSRSLEKEI from the coding sequence ATGAAGAAGCTCAAGTTAGGATTCAAAGGCCGCCACCTGACCATAGGCTTTCCCTATCTGTGGTTGCTGCTGTTTTTCGCGCTGCCGTTCGCCATAGTATTGAAGATAAGCTTTTCCACCGCGGCGATTGCCATTCCGCCCTATGAGCCAAGTTTTCAGTATGCCGACGAAGTGCTGCAGGTATTTATCAACCTGAGTAACTACCTGTTGCTGCTCAGCGACTCCATGTACTACTCGGCCTATCTCAACTCGCTCAAGATGGCGCTGGTTTCCACCCTAGGTTGTCTGCTGCTTGGGTATCCCATGGCCTATGCCATTGCCCGGGCGCCGGCCAGGTTGCAGACAGTGCTGCTGCTGTTGGTGATGTTGCCCTCCTGGACCTCATTTCTTATTCGGGTATACGCCTGGATGGGGATTTTGAGTAACACAGGGCTTATCAATAATCTGCTGCTGGGGCTCGGGATTGTTGATGAGCCGCTGCAGATGCTCAATACCAATCTGGCGGTGTATATCGGCATCATCTATGCGTATCTGCCCTTTATGATATTGCCGCTGTACGCCACCTTGGTGAAGCTGGATGTCAGTCTGCTGGAAGCCGCGGCCGATCTCGGCTCCCGCAGTCTCAATACCTTCTGGAAGGTGACGCTGCCCCTGTCCAAGAGCGGCGTCATTGCCGGTTCCATGCTGGTGTTTATTCCGGCCGTGGGGGAGTTTGTGATCCCCGAACTGCTTGGCGGGCCGGACTCGCTGATGATAGGTAAGGTGCTGTGGCAGGAGTTCTTCAACAACCGTGACTGGCCGGTGGCTTCATCGCTGGCGATAGTGATGCTGGTGCTGCTGATTGTGCCCATCACCCTGTTCCATCGCTATCAGAGCCGCAGTTTGGAGAAAGAGATATGA
- a CDS encoding ABC transporter permease subunit, with amino-acid sequence MKKLSFSTLMLWIGLVFLYAPMFILIFYSFNASKLVTVWGGFSAKWYAELFADQQILDAVWTSLQIAFYSSTMAVIIGTMAAFVMTRFRRSWAKLTLSNMITAPLVMPEVITGLSLMLLFVHMSDLLGWPAERGRMTVWIAHSTFCAAYVAVVVSSRLRELDLSIEEAAMDLGATPLKTFFLITVPMIAPALMAGWLLSFSLSLDDLVIASFASGPGATTLPMVVFSSVRLGVSPKINALATLIILVVSLIAFLSWYLARRAERRSRQTEE; translated from the coding sequence ATGAAGAAGCTGAGTTTCTCGACCCTGATGTTATGGATTGGGCTGGTGTTTCTGTATGCCCCCATGTTTATTTTGATTTTCTACTCTTTCAACGCCTCCAAACTGGTAACTGTCTGGGGCGGCTTTTCCGCCAAGTGGTACGCCGAGCTGTTTGCCGATCAGCAGATACTGGATGCGGTCTGGACCAGTCTGCAAATCGCCTTCTACAGCTCGACCATGGCGGTGATCATAGGCACTATGGCGGCCTTTGTGATGACACGTTTTCGTCGCTCCTGGGCCAAGCTGACGCTGTCGAACATGATTACGGCGCCCTTGGTTATGCCCGAGGTGATCACGGGTCTGTCGCTGATGCTGCTGTTTGTGCATATGTCGGATCTGCTCGGCTGGCCGGCTGAGCGGGGCAGGATGACAGTCTGGATTGCCCATTCTACCTTCTGCGCCGCCTATGTGGCCGTAGTGGTGTCATCGCGCCTCAGGGAGTTGGATCTCTCTATTGAAGAGGCGGCGATGGATCTGGGGGCGACACCGCTGAAGACCTTCTTCCTGATAACTGTGCCCATGATAGCCCCGGCGCTGATGGCGGGTTGGCTGTTGTCGTTCAGCCTGTCGCTGGACGATCTGGTGATTGCCAGCTTCGCCTCGGGACCTGGCGCCACTACACTGCCTATGGTGGTGTTCTCCTCGGTGCGGCTCGGGGTGTCCCCCAAGATCAACGCCCTGGCGACCCTGATCATTCTGGTGGTATCCCTGATCGCTTTCCTGTCCTGGTATCTGGCGCGCCGCGCCGAACGCCGTAGCAGACAAACAGAGGAATAA
- a CDS encoding NAD(P)/FAD-dependent oxidoreductase — translation MTATAHTSSYYADSANDTRERNSLSEVLETDVCVIGAGYTGLSSALHLLEAGFKVVVLEAARVGWGASGRNGGQIVNSYSRDLDVIESTVGKAQAKLFGEMAFEGGRIIRERIEKYQIDCDLKNGGVFAAINRKQMGHLQQQKALWERYGHTEQLQLLDDAGIRQVVNTDRYIGGLLDKSGGHIHPLNLALGEARAVESLGGKIFEDSAVVRIDEGEYPIVHTANGQVKARFVVVAGNAYLGKLLPQLAAKSMPCGTQVITTEPLGEELAHSLLPQDYCVEDCNYLLDYFRLSADKRLIYGGGVVYGARDPENIKAIILPKLLKTFPQLKGVRIDYTWTGNFLLTLSRLPQVGRIGSNIYYSQGCSGHGVTYTHLAGKLIAEVLTGQAERFDAFASLPHYPFPGGHALRVPFSALGAWYYSLRDKLGI, via the coding sequence ATGACTGCCACTGCCCACACCTCCTCTTATTATGCCGATTCGGCCAATGACACCCGTGAACGCAACAGCTTAAGCGAGGTGCTGGAAACCGATGTCTGTGTGATAGGAGCCGGTTATACCGGGCTCAGCTCGGCGCTGCACCTGTTGGAGGCCGGTTTCAAGGTGGTGGTATTGGAAGCGGCTAGAGTGGGCTGGGGCGCCTCTGGCCGCAACGGTGGCCAGATAGTCAACAGCTACAGCCGCGATCTCGATGTGATAGAAAGCACTGTCGGTAAGGCGCAGGCCAAGCTCTTTGGCGAAATGGCCTTCGAGGGCGGCCGTATCATCCGCGAACGCATCGAAAAATACCAGATCGATTGTGACCTCAAAAACGGCGGGGTATTTGCCGCCATCAACCGCAAACAGATGGGGCATCTGCAGCAGCAAAAAGCCCTCTGGGAGCGATATGGCCACACAGAACAGCTGCAGCTGTTGGATGATGCCGGAATTCGCCAGGTGGTCAATACAGACCGTTATATCGGCGGCTTGCTGGACAAGAGTGGCGGACATATCCATCCGCTGAACCTGGCGCTGGGTGAGGCGAGGGCGGTGGAATCTCTCGGTGGAAAAATTTTTGAGGATTCGGCCGTAGTACGTATCGACGAAGGGGAGTACCCTATAGTACATACCGCCAATGGCCAGGTTAAGGCCAGGTTTGTGGTGGTGGCAGGAAATGCCTATCTTGGCAAACTGCTGCCCCAACTTGCTGCCAAATCCATGCCTTGCGGTACCCAGGTAATCACGACAGAACCCTTGGGTGAAGAGTTGGCCCACAGTCTGTTGCCGCAGGACTACTGCGTCGAGGACTGTAACTATCTGCTGGATTATTTCCGCCTGTCGGCCGACAAACGCCTGATCTATGGTGGCGGTGTAGTGTACGGCGCCCGAGATCCGGAGAATATCAAAGCGATTATCCTGCCCAAGCTGCTCAAGACCTTCCCCCAATTGAAAGGGGTCCGTATCGACTATACCTGGACAGGCAACTTTCTGCTGACACTCTCCCGTTTGCCTCAGGTCGGCAGGATTGGCAGCAACATCTATTACTCCCAGGGCTGCAGTGGTCATGGGGTGACTTATACCCACCTGGCGGGCAAGTTGATTGCCGAGGTGCTGACCGGACAGGCGGAGCGTTTCGATGCCTTTGCCAGCCTGCCCCATTATCCATTTCCCGGCGGACATGCCCTGCGAGTCCCCTTTTCTGCGCTCGGCGCCTGGTATTACAGCCTGAGGGACAAACTGGGTATTTGA
- the gabD gene encoding NADP-dependent succinate-semialdehyde dehydrogenase, with product MKLNQSALLREQAYIDGQWLDADSGKKVNIFNPATGERIGSVPEMGAFETHRAIDAAERALPAWRALTAKERSTILKRWFELINQHADDLALLMTTEQGKPLAEARGEVTYAASFIEWFAEEGKRVYGDTIPGHQQDKRLLVIKQPVGVTAAITPWNFPAAMITRKAGPALAAGCTMIVKPAPQTPFTALALAYLAIEAGIPPGVFSVITGDAKAIGNTLCDSAVVRKLSFTGSTGVGIHLMQQCAATLKKLSLELGGNAPFIVFDDADLDAAVEGAMISKYRNAGQTCVCANRIYVQSSVYDAFSEKLAAKVAELKVGVGTESGITTGPLIDKNAVKKVQAHLEDAVSKGARVKTGGRALGGNFFEPTILTEVNGSMRVAKEETFGPLAPLFRFDSVDEVIAMANDTEFGLAAYFYARDISRVWKVAEALEYGMVGINTGLISNEVAPFGGIKASGLGREGSKYGIEEYLEIKYLCLSV from the coding sequence ATGAAACTTAACCAGAGTGCGCTGCTGCGTGAACAAGCCTATATCGATGGCCAGTGGCTGGACGCAGACTCAGGCAAGAAGGTCAATATTTTCAACCCGGCCACCGGCGAGCGTATCGGCAGTGTGCCCGAGATGGGCGCATTTGAAACCCACAGAGCCATAGATGCCGCCGAGCGGGCTCTTCCGGCCTGGCGGGCGCTGACCGCCAAAGAGCGCAGCACCATTCTCAAACGCTGGTTCGAGCTTATCAACCAACACGCCGATGACTTGGCGCTGCTGATGACCACAGAGCAGGGTAAGCCTCTGGCAGAAGCCCGTGGTGAGGTCACCTATGCCGCCTCCTTTATCGAGTGGTTTGCCGAAGAGGGCAAGCGGGTTTACGGCGATACGATCCCCGGCCATCAACAGGACAAGCGCCTGTTGGTGATCAAGCAGCCCGTGGGCGTGACTGCGGCCATTACGCCCTGGAACTTCCCGGCGGCGATGATCACCCGTAAGGCGGGGCCAGCACTGGCGGCCGGTTGCACCATGATAGTCAAACCGGCGCCGCAGACCCCTTTTACCGCTCTGGCGCTGGCCTACCTGGCGATTGAAGCCGGCATTCCTCCCGGCGTCTTCAGCGTGATTACCGGTGATGCCAAGGCGATAGGCAATACCCTTTGCGACAGCGCCGTGGTGCGTAAGCTGTCTTTCACCGGCTCGACCGGCGTGGGCATTCATCTGATGCAGCAATGCGCCGCCACCCTTAAGAAACTGTCACTGGAGCTCGGCGGCAACGCGCCCTTTATCGTGTTTGATGATGCCGATCTGGATGCGGCGGTCGAAGGGGCGATGATCTCCAAGTATCGCAATGCCGGCCAGACCTGCGTCTGCGCCAACCGCATCTATGTGCAGTCGTCCGTTTACGATGCTTTTAGCGAAAAGCTGGCCGCCAAAGTGGCCGAGCTCAAGGTGGGTGTCGGCACCGAATCCGGCATTACCACAGGGCCGCTTATCGACAAGAATGCGGTGAAAAAGGTGCAGGCTCATCTCGAGGATGCCGTCTCCAAAGGCGCCAGGGTCAAGACAGGCGGCCGGGCGCTGGGCGGTAACTTCTTCGAGCCCACTATTTTGACCGAGGTGAATGGCAGCATGCGGGTTGCCAAAGAGGAAACCTTTGGCCCGCTGGCGCCGCTGTTCCGCTTCGATAGTGTCGATGAAGTGATCGCCATGGCCAACGATACCGAGTTCGGCTTGGCGGCCTATTTCTACGCCAGGGATATCTCCAGAGTCTGGAAAGTTGCCGAGGCGCTGGAATACGGCATGGTGGGGATCAATACCGGGCTTATCTCCAACGAAGTAGCGCCTTTTGGTGGCATCAAGGCCTCGGGGTTGGGACGGGAAGGCTCTAAATACGGCATAGAGGAATATCTGGAGATCAAGTATCTCTGCCTCTCGGTCTGA
- the gabT gene encoding 4-aminobutyrate--2-oxoglutarate transaminase codes for MISNDSLMVRRQAAVAPGVGQIHPVFVERAENARVWDVEGREYLDFAGGIAVLNTGHLHPRVKQAVARQLEDFSHTCFMVLGYESYVAVCEKLNALVPGYFAKKSALFTSGSEAVENALKVARAYTKRSGVIAFTSGYHGRTMATLALTGKVAPYSKGMGLMQANVFRAQYPCAQHGVSDDDAMKSIEQIFKNDAEPADIAAIILEPVQGEGGFYAASPEFMARLRKLCDKEGIVLIADEVQTGAGRTGTFFAMEQMGVAADITTFAKSIAGGFPLSGITGRAEMMDAIGPGGLGGTYGGNPLACAAALAVIETFEKEQLLARANQVGTVIKEALGKLQQEYDFIADIRGLGAMVAMELVEDGVPKPEYCARVLTLARERGLILLSCGTYGNVLRLLVPLTVSDRDLQQGLEIIAECFRQLRS; via the coding sequence ATGATAAGCAATGACTCTCTGATGGTGCGGCGCCAGGCCGCAGTGGCACCGGGTGTGGGACAGATACACCCTGTGTTTGTGGAACGGGCGGAAAATGCCCGGGTATGGGACGTCGAGGGCCGCGAATATCTGGACTTTGCCGGAGGCATAGCCGTGCTCAATACCGGGCACCTGCATCCCAGAGTCAAGCAGGCGGTTGCCCGCCAGTTGGAAGATTTCTCCCATACCTGTTTTATGGTGCTGGGCTATGAGAGTTATGTGGCCGTCTGCGAAAAACTCAACGCCCTGGTTCCCGGGTATTTCGCCAAGAAGTCGGCGCTGTTTACCAGTGGCTCGGAGGCGGTGGAAAATGCCCTCAAGGTCGCCAGGGCCTATACCAAACGCAGCGGTGTCATCGCCTTTACCTCAGGCTATCATGGCCGCACCATGGCAACGCTGGCGCTCACCGGCAAAGTGGCACCCTACAGTAAGGGCATGGGGCTGATGCAGGCCAACGTGTTTCGCGCCCAGTATCCCTGCGCGCAGCATGGGGTGAGTGACGACGATGCGATGAAGTCCATCGAGCAGATTTTCAAGAATGATGCCGAACCGGCGGATATTGCTGCCATTATTCTCGAGCCGGTGCAGGGCGAGGGCGGCTTCTATGCCGCATCCCCCGAGTTTATGGCGCGGCTGCGCAAGCTGTGTGACAAGGAAGGGATAGTGCTGATTGCCGATGAGGTGCAGACGGGCGCCGGCCGCACCGGCACCTTCTTTGCCATGGAGCAGATGGGCGTTGCCGCCGATATCACGACTTTTGCCAAGTCCATCGCCGGTGGTTTCCCGCTCTCCGGTATTACCGGCCGGGCCGAGATGATGGATGCCATAGGCCCTGGCGGTTTGGGAGGCACCTATGGCGGCAATCCGCTTGCCTGCGCCGCCGCCCTGGCGGTGATAGAAACCTTCGAGAAGGAACAGCTGCTGGCGCGGGCCAACCAGGTGGGCACTGTCATTAAAGAAGCGCTTGGCAAGCTGCAGCAGGAGTACGACTTTATTGCCGATATTCGCGGCCTAGGCGCTATGGTGGCCATGGAGCTGGTTGAAGACGGTGTGCCGAAGCCCGAGTATTGCGCGCGAGTCCTCACCTTGGCGCGGGAGCGCGGTCTTATCCTGCTTTCCTGTGGCACTTATGGCAATGTGCTGCGTCTCTTGGTGCCTTTGACCGTCAGTGACAGGGATCTGCAGCAGGGGCTGGAGATTATTGCCGAGTGTTTCCGGCAACTGCGTAGTTGA
- a CDS encoding methyl-accepting chemotaxis protein, with translation MKQLSIGTKLLWITSALFLITVAILSISLWWSLSDQNQRLSAEVQQTLELEIRDKLEASAAQYGEKVAGFIDEAYRIPWSLAGILELTSEREPMTREEVQTTVEAVLRKNSQVSSIYAQFEPDGYDGQDWQYQQQASKHSVPGAGSLEIYFTRNNDGSIEQHQVDDAEEKYVATLNEFGIREAEWYLCGKDTLKPCLMEPYLYEIAPGNNELMTSLTVPALREGQFAGIVGVDVNLPVFQKLIDQLSQSLYQGKAKVTLLSSKGLVVAASHYSKKARPLAESVAPELAAKMVALAGGEGFMLTDNDIVVAHRIDIPLSGSRWSLLIEVPKVDAFAPVAKLSEEMTVMATELGSLLLGVGVLVSVLAVLAIALVIRSILAPLKSIQSRVENLASAEGDLTQSIQVTSHAELIALGAGVNAFILKLRELIRELKMLAGRSRDEGQTTAEIARQTLDSVNRQYSEIESVVAAVNQMSATAHEVAKASEQTASETESMAVNVRDSETSLNKAMDYVNTMSSESMQAKAAVAKVAESSNNISSILEVISAIAEQTNLLALNAAIEAARAGDQGRGFAVVADEVRALASKTQSSTLDIGRLIESLQQEVGSASNIIERGVEQAKNAVSQTEQALSALNLMVSQLDQISAQITHIATAAEEQSAVTEEVNKNITGISDSAAELARLAGEAEQSSQTLAQLVDSQNDQLDRLKT, from the coding sequence ATGAAGCAACTCTCCATCGGAACCAAACTTCTCTGGATAACTTCGGCGCTGTTTCTCATAACAGTGGCCATTCTCTCCATCAGTCTCTGGTGGTCTCTGTCGGATCAAAACCAACGTTTGTCGGCAGAGGTGCAGCAGACGCTGGAGCTGGAGATCCGCGATAAGCTCGAGGCCAGTGCCGCCCAATACGGTGAGAAAGTCGCTGGTTTTATTGATGAGGCCTACCGCATTCCCTGGTCACTGGCAGGGATTCTGGAGCTGACCTCTGAGCGGGAGCCCATGACCCGGGAAGAAGTGCAGACAACCGTCGAGGCGGTGCTCAGAAAGAACAGCCAGGTTTCCTCCATCTATGCCCAGTTTGAGCCAGATGGATACGACGGCCAGGATTGGCAGTATCAACAGCAAGCGAGCAAACACAGTGTGCCTGGTGCCGGGTCGCTGGAGATCTACTTTACCCGCAACAACGACGGCAGTATTGAGCAACACCAGGTAGACGATGCCGAGGAGAAGTATGTCGCCACGCTCAACGAGTTTGGCATTCGCGAGGCCGAGTGGTATCTGTGCGGTAAAGACACCCTCAAGCCCTGCCTGATGGAGCCCTACCTGTATGAGATAGCTCCGGGCAACAATGAGTTGATGACCTCCTTGACTGTACCGGCGCTGCGCGAAGGCCAGTTTGCCGGTATTGTCGGGGTGGATGTCAACCTGCCGGTATTTCAGAAACTGATCGATCAACTGTCGCAGTCGCTCTATCAGGGCAAGGCCAAGGTTACTCTGCTCAGCAGTAAGGGGCTGGTGGTGGCTGCCAGTCATTACAGCAAGAAGGCGCGGCCACTGGCCGAGTCTGTCGCCCCTGAGCTGGCCGCCAAAATGGTGGCCCTGGCCGGCGGCGAGGGCTTTATGTTGACGGACAATGACATAGTGGTTGCACACCGCATCGACATTCCTCTTTCCGGTAGTCGCTGGTCGCTGTTGATTGAAGTGCCCAAGGTGGACGCCTTTGCGCCCGTGGCCAAGCTCAGTGAAGAGATGACAGTGATGGCCACCGAATTGGGCAGCTTGCTGCTCGGGGTTGGCGTCTTGGTATCTGTGCTGGCGGTACTGGCCATAGCTTTGGTGATCCGCAGCATATTGGCACCGCTCAAGAGCATTCAATCCCGGGTTGAGAATTTGGCCAGTGCCGAAGGCGACCTGACCCAAAGCATTCAGGTGACTTCCCACGCCGAGCTTATCGCCCTTGGCGCCGGGGTAAACGCCTTTATTCTCAAACTCAGGGAGCTTATCCGTGAGCTGAAAATGCTTGCCGGACGCTCCCGTGATGAGGGCCAAACCACGGCAGAAATTGCCCGCCAGACACTGGACAGTGTCAATCGCCAATACAGTGAGATAGAGAGCGTGGTGGCCGCGGTCAACCAGATGAGCGCCACGGCCCATGAAGTGGCCAAGGCTTCGGAGCAGACGGCATCGGAAACTGAGTCCATGGCGGTCAATGTCCGCGACAGTGAAACCAGCCTCAACAAGGCGATGGATTACGTCAATACCATGTCCAGTGAGTCGATGCAGGCCAAGGCCGCCGTCGCCAAGGTGGCGGAGAGCAGCAATAACATCAGCAGCATTCTGGAAGTGATCAGCGCCATCGCCGAACAGACCAATCTGTTGGCGCTCAATGCGGCGATTGAAGCGGCCCGCGCCGGCGATCAGGGCCGAGGTTTCGCCGTGGTAGCGGATGAAGTGAGGGCGCTGGCTTCCAAGACCCAGAGCTCGACTCTGGATATTGGTCGTCTAATCGAGTCACTGCAGCAGGAAGTGGGCAGCGCCTCCAATATTATTGAACGCGGAGTGGAGCAGGCCAAAAACGCCGTGTCGCAAACAGAGCAGGCACTCAGCGCTCTGAATCTTATGGTCAGCCAGCTGGATCAGATCTCGGCGCAGATCACCCATATTGCCACGGCGGCCGAGGAGCAAAGCGCTGTCACCGAAGAGGTGAACAAGAATATCACAGGTATCTCAGACTCGGCGGCCGAACTGGCGCGTCTGGCCGGTGAGGCGGAGCAGAGCAGTCAGACGCTGGCACAGTTGGTGGACAGCCAAAACGATCAATTGGATAGACTCAAGACCTAA
- a CDS encoding methyl-accepting chemotaxis protein, whose amino-acid sequence MFFNKSSKQALAQCQLQLSKQLATVQAIEQSLACVVFTPDGTVIEANRLFAELFGLEHEKLKGMPHKTLCQADYAASTQYRSFWEQLRQGKAAAGVFERRHADGSSIYLQATYFPVFEQGKVTRVMKIAADITNSQMETDTQKAVANALDNSQAIIEFDPKGNIIEANTNFLDVMGYTRAELKGQHHKLFCDEAFYREHPHFWEELNKGQFKSGLFKRFNKLGQTVWLEASYNPIRNPAGKVIKVIKFASDITARIEKSQAIKEAAEIAHSTALNTGATVEQAIDRLDRVTATSNSIASQVQQASEAIAQLNEQSRNIQAIVSTISAIAEQTNLLALNAAIEAARAGEQGRGFAVVADEVRQLAARTSESTKEIGSVVSQNGQLTDKATREMAAVAEAANQGKTQLQEVADVMGAILDGARNVVDTVASLSDEHHRH is encoded by the coding sequence ATGTTTTTTAATAAATCGTCCAAACAAGCGCTGGCACAATGTCAATTGCAGCTGTCCAAGCAACTGGCAACTGTGCAAGCCATAGAACAGTCGCTTGCCTGTGTGGTATTCACGCCCGACGGCACTGTGATAGAAGCCAATCGCCTGTTTGCCGAGTTGTTTGGCCTGGAGCATGAGAAGCTCAAAGGCATGCCACACAAAACCTTGTGTCAGGCCGATTATGCCGCCTCAACCCAGTACCGCAGTTTTTGGGAACAGCTCAGGCAAGGAAAAGCCGCTGCCGGGGTGTTTGAACGTCGCCACGCAGATGGCAGCAGCATTTATTTGCAGGCCACCTATTTCCCCGTGTTTGAGCAGGGTAAAGTCACTCGCGTCATGAAGATTGCCGCCGATATCACCAACAGCCAAATGGAAACCGACACTCAAAAAGCCGTGGCCAACGCCCTGGACAACTCCCAGGCGATTATCGAGTTTGATCCCAAGGGGAATATCATTGAAGCCAACACCAATTTTCTCGATGTCATGGGCTATACCCGGGCCGAACTGAAGGGGCAACACCACAAGCTGTTTTGTGACGAGGCCTTCTACCGGGAACACCCCCATTTTTGGGAAGAGCTCAATAAGGGCCAGTTCAAGTCCGGGCTGTTTAAACGCTTCAATAAACTGGGGCAAACCGTCTGGCTTGAGGCCAGCTATAACCCTATACGCAATCCCGCCGGTAAGGTGATCAAGGTGATTAAGTTTGCCAGTGATATCACCGCCAGGATAGAAAAGTCCCAGGCGATTAAAGAAGCGGCCGAAATAGCCCACAGCACGGCGCTGAATACCGGTGCCACAGTTGAGCAGGCGATAGACAGGCTGGACAGGGTAACCGCCACCTCCAACAGCATAGCGTCTCAGGTGCAGCAGGCCTCAGAGGCGATAGCTCAGCTCAATGAGCAGTCACGCAATATCCAGGCGATAGTCTCGACCATCAGCGCCATTGCAGAGCAGACCAACCTGTTGGCGCTCAATGCGGCGATTGAAGCGGCCCGCGCCGGTGAGCAAGGACGGGGGTTTGCCGTCGTCGCTGATGAAGTCAGACAACTGGCGGCCCGCACCAGTGAGTCTACCAAGGAGATTGGCTCTGTCGTCAGTCAAAATGGTCAGCTCACAGACAAGGCCACCCGTGAAATGGCGGCGGTGGCCGAGGCGGCCAACCAGGGTAAGACCCAGCTGCAGGAAGTCGCAGACGTAATGGGCGCGATTCTCGACGGAGCCCGCAATGTGGTCGATACCGTCGCGTCCCTGTCTGATGAACATCACAGGCATTGA
- a CDS encoding Dps family protein, producing MATKKVKAPTIDIGISDADRKKIVAGLSALLADSYTLYLMTHNFHWNVKGPQFNSLHLMFMEQYTEQWNALDEIAERIRALGYPAPGTYKEFVRLASIKEVEGVPSANEMILHLVEAQEATARTARALFPVIDKANDQPSADLLTRRLEVHEKTAWMLRSLLEE from the coding sequence ATGGCAACCAAGAAAGTCAAGGCACCCACCATAGATATAGGTATCTCTGATGCGGATCGTAAAAAAATTGTCGCGGGGCTTTCTGCGCTGCTGGCCGACAGTTATACCCTGTATCTGATGACCCATAATTTCCATTGGAACGTCAAAGGGCCGCAGTTCAACAGCCTGCATCTGATGTTTATGGAGCAATACACGGAGCAATGGAATGCGCTGGATGAAATCGCCGAGCGGATCCGCGCCCTGGGGTATCCGGCGCCGGGGACTTATAAGGAGTTTGTGCGTCTGGCATCCATCAAGGAAGTGGAAGGTGTGCCCTCTGCCAATGAGATGATATTGCACCTGGTCGAAGCCCAGGAGGCCACGGCCCGCACCGCCAGAGCCCTGTTCCCCGTTATCGACAAGGCCAATGATCAGCCGAGCGCCGATCTGCTCACCCGTAGACTGGAAGTCCACGAAAAGACTGCCTGGATGCTGCGTAGCTTGCTGGAGGAATAG